One segment of Gemmatimonadota bacterium DNA contains the following:
- a CDS encoding GYD domain-containing protein, which yields MAKYMYRTKYTQAGLQGLIREGGTGRRAALSQTIEGMGGSLEGFYYAMGDDDLILIAEIPDEATATAIALNVAAAGALEVSTTVLISPETIDEAVGKSVTYRLPGA from the coding sequence ATGGCGAAGTACATGTACCGAACCAAGTACACGCAAGCGGGCCTGCAGGGACTGATCAGGGAGGGTGGTACTGGCCGGCGCGCGGCCCTTTCGCAGACGATCGAAGGGATGGGCGGCAGCCTGGAAGGATTCTATTACGCCATGGGAGACGACGATCTCATACTGATCGCCGAAATCCCCGATGAAGCGACCGCGACCGCGATTGCCCTCAACGTGGCCGCGGCGGGAGCGCTCGAAGTATCCACGACGGTGCTGATCTCACCCGAGACGATCGACGAAGCGGTGGGAAAGAGCGTGACCTACCGATTGCCCGGAGCTTAA
- a CDS encoding 4Fe-4S dicluster domain-containing protein, with translation MAKSLRIIPEKCTGCMQCELACSWVQTGMFQPSRSLIRVNIFDEQASYAPYTCFQCDEAWCMTACPVNAISIDADTGAKVVGDANCVGCGLCTIACPFGTVFYNPDTQKAFKCDLCDGNPACAVACPTGAIEYTESESADWLGGWAEKVNESYLTSIEGGNAA, from the coding sequence ATGGCTAAATCTCTACGCATAATCCCTGAAAAATGCACCGGGTGCATGCAGTGCGAACTGGCATGTTCCTGGGTGCAGACCGGCATGTTTCAACCATCCCGGTCGCTGATCCGCGTGAACATTTTCGATGAGCAGGCCAGTTACGCGCCGTACACGTGTTTCCAGTGCGACGAAGCCTGGTGCATGACGGCTTGCCCCGTGAACGCCATCAGCATCGACGCGGATACCGGCGCCAAGGTCGTGGGCGATGCCAACTGCGTAGGTTGCGGGTTGTGCACCATCGCCTGTCCCTTCGGCACGGTGTTCTACAATCCCGACACGCAGAAGGCCTTCAAGTGCGATCTGTGCGACGGCAATCCGGCCTGCGCGGTCGCCTGCCCGACAGGCGCCATCGAATACACCGAGAGCGAGTCGGCCGACTGGCTGGGCGGATGGGCCGAGAAGGTAAACGAGTCCTACCTGACATCCATCGAGGGAGGGAACGCGGCATGA
- a CDS encoding aldehyde ferredoxin oxidoreductase family protein produces MSNGGWTGTILRIDLTTGRISKEPLNMDWAKSFVGGRGLAARYLYEEMDPAADALGPDNKMIFATGPMTGTNASTSSRYMVVTKGALTNAITTSNSGGHWGPELKFAGYDMLIVEGRAPVPSYISICDDDVRICSAEHLWGKTVWETDDIVREESGQHDTVVTCIGPAGENLVRFAAIVNDRHRAAGRSGVGAVMGSKNLKAIAVRGTGGVPIADPQKFMSAMWEMKSKLVEHPVTGEGLAAYGTAVLVNIINESGALPTNNHQVSQLEGADNISGETLADTRLVANKACFGCTIACGRVSQLPGEAQDKFTVTTRPHNWKIAVEGPEYENAWAMGADCGINDLDALIKANAMCNELGMDPISFGATLAAAMELYETGAVSDEQTGMPLNFGSGDALVAMTEKAAYREGFGDELAEGSKRMTAKFNRPEFFMGVRGQEFPAYDARAIQGMGLGYATSNRGACHLKSYTVAPEILGIPEKMDPAVTEGKAEITKIFQDATCTVDASGLCLFLTFGVGLDEIQPQLEAVTGISYTVPDLLEVGERVWNIERMWNQRAGFTGKDDTLPKRLLEEPIPDGPTKGEVNRLGEMLPEYYEIRGWNAEGEPTQEKLASLGLA; encoded by the coding sequence ATGAGCAACGGCGGATGGACAGGCACGATCCTGCGCATCGATCTGACCACCGGTCGGATCTCCAAAGAGCCCCTCAACATGGACTGGGCCAAGTCCTTCGTGGGCGGGCGCGGCCTCGCGGCCAGGTACCTCTATGAAGAAATGGACCCGGCGGCGGACGCGCTGGGCCCGGACAACAAGATGATTTTCGCGACCGGTCCCATGACCGGCACGAACGCCTCCACGAGTTCACGCTACATGGTGGTCACCAAGGGGGCGCTGACCAACGCCATCACCACGTCCAACTCGGGCGGCCACTGGGGACCGGAACTGAAGTTCGCCGGGTACGACATGCTGATCGTGGAAGGCCGGGCGCCGGTTCCGTCCTACATCTCCATCTGCGACGACGATGTCCGGATCTGCTCCGCCGAGCACCTGTGGGGCAAGACGGTATGGGAGACGGATGATATCGTCCGGGAGGAGTCGGGGCAGCACGATACGGTCGTTACCTGTATTGGTCCGGCGGGCGAGAACCTCGTGCGTTTCGCCGCCATAGTCAATGACCGGCACCGGGCCGCCGGACGATCCGGCGTCGGCGCGGTCATGGGTTCGAAGAACCTCAAAGCCATTGCCGTACGCGGTACCGGGGGCGTGCCCATCGCCGACCCGCAGAAGTTCATGTCGGCCATGTGGGAGATGAAGAGCAAGCTGGTCGAGCATCCGGTAACGGGTGAGGGTCTGGCCGCATACGGCACCGCGGTGCTGGTCAACATCATCAACGAGAGCGGCGCACTGCCGACGAACAACCACCAGGTCTCGCAGCTCGAAGGCGCGGACAACATCAGCGGGGAGACCCTGGCCGATACGCGACTGGTGGCCAACAAGGCCTGCTTCGGCTGTACGATCGCCTGCGGCAGAGTGTCCCAGCTACCGGGCGAGGCGCAGGACAAGTTCACCGTGACCACCCGGCCCCACAACTGGAAGATCGCGGTGGAGGGACCGGAGTACGAGAACGCCTGGGCCATGGGCGCCGACTGCGGCATCAACGACCTGGACGCCCTCATCAAGGCGAACGCCATGTGCAACGAACTGGGCATGGACCCGATTTCCTTCGGGGCGACGCTCGCCGCGGCCATGGAGCTGTACGAAACCGGCGCCGTGAGCGATGAGCAGACCGGCATGCCGCTGAACTTCGGGAGCGGTGACGCGCTCGTCGCCATGACGGAAAAGGCGGCCTACCGCGAAGGCTTCGGCGATGAACTGGCCGAGGGCTCCAAGCGCATGACCGCCAAGTTCAACCGGCCCGAGTTCTTCATGGGCGTGCGCGGCCAGGAATTCCCGGCCTACGACGCCCGGGCGATCCAGGGCATGGGCCTGGGTTACGCGACCTCGAACCGGGGCGCCTGCCACCTGAAGAGCTACACGGTCGCCCCCGAGATCCTGGGGATCCCGGAAAAGATGGACCCGGCCGTGACGGAAGGCAAGGCGGAGATCACCAAGATCTTCCAGGACGCCACCTGCACCGTGGACGCGTCGGGCCTCTGCCTGTTCCTCACCTTCGGCGTGGGCCTGGATGAGATACAGCCCCAGCTCGAGGCGGTGACCGGCATCTCCTACACGGTGCCCGATCTGCTGGAAGTCGGGGAGCGCGTCTGGAACATCGAGCGCATGTGGAACCAGCGGGCGGGCTTCACGGGCAAGGACGATACGCTGCCGAAGCGGCTGCTCGAAGAACCGATCCCCGATGGACCGACCAAGGGCGAAGTGAACCGCCTCGGCGAGATGCTGCCGGAATACTACGAAATCCGCGGCTGGAACGCGGAAGGCGAACCCACTCAGGAGAAACTGGCGTCGCTGGGACTGGCGTAG
- a CDS encoding aldehyde ferredoxin oxidoreductase family protein, which produces MTHGWAGHILRVDLSRGKATKEPLRLDWAEEYIGGRGLAARYLYEEMDPSVDALGPDNKLIMATGPLTGTNASCGSRYMVVTKGPLTGAITTSNSGGHWGPELKFAGYDLVIVEGRADRPCYLLVDDDRVEIRDAAGVWGKVVSETEDAIRDETGMPELRVAGIGPAGENLVRFACIVNDKHRAAGRSGVGAVMGSKNLKAIAVRGNQGVRIARPRDYMSAIWSYHEHLAESPGRQGLTELGTAPTVDLVNTFGGLPTRNFTAGQFEGTEAINGESIKDNWLVANKACFACNIACGRVTQVSPNADKYMVNMHPRNWKVAEEGPEYENLWSLGADCGVDDMDAIVMANYLCNDLGMDPISMGATLATAMEMYERGLLSDEQTGIALRFGDGKALIAMTEATGFREGFGDELAEGSKRMTEKFEHPEYFMGVKGQEFPAYDPRGFQGMGVAYATCNRGACHLRAWTPGIETSGEYDPHGTDGKSVWVAEEQNRTTAHDATGICMFTTAGAPLDDLIPVLSAATGVDYTMDDFVHIGERIWNIERLWNLKAGLTSADDTLPKRLMEEAHKEGPSAGVTVDLDAMLPDYYEARGWTADGRPTREKLMELGLA; this is translated from the coding sequence ATGACACACGGGTGGGCCGGCCATATCCTGCGGGTGGACCTGTCGCGGGGCAAGGCGACCAAAGAGCCCCTGAGACTGGACTGGGCCGAGGAATACATCGGCGGCCGCGGACTGGCCGCCCGGTACCTCTACGAGGAGATGGACCCCTCGGTCGACGCCCTCGGTCCCGACAACAAGCTGATCATGGCCACCGGGCCGCTCACGGGCACCAACGCCTCCTGCGGTTCCCGCTACATGGTGGTCACCAAGGGACCGCTCACCGGCGCCATCACGACGTCCAATTCGGGTGGCCACTGGGGCCCGGAGCTCAAGTTCGCCGGCTACGACCTGGTGATCGTGGAAGGCCGGGCGGACCGTCCCTGCTACCTCCTCGTCGACGATGACCGCGTCGAGATCCGCGACGCCGCCGGCGTGTGGGGCAAAGTGGTCTCGGAGACCGAGGACGCCATCCGCGACGAGACCGGCATGCCCGAACTGCGGGTGGCCGGCATCGGACCGGCGGGCGAGAACCTGGTGCGGTTCGCGTGCATCGTCAACGACAAGCACCGGGCGGCCGGCCGGTCCGGCGTGGGCGCCGTCATGGGTTCCAAGAACCTCAAGGCGATCGCCGTACGGGGCAACCAGGGCGTGCGGATCGCCCGGCCCAGGGATTACATGTCCGCCATCTGGTCCTACCACGAACACCTGGCGGAGAGTCCCGGCCGGCAGGGCCTCACGGAACTGGGCACGGCCCCCACGGTCGACCTGGTCAACACCTTCGGCGGCCTGCCGACGCGCAATTTCACGGCCGGCCAGTTTGAAGGCACCGAGGCGATCAACGGGGAAAGCATCAAGGATAACTGGCTGGTCGCCAACAAGGCCTGCTTCGCCTGCAATATCGCCTGCGGCCGCGTGACCCAGGTGTCCCCCAACGCCGACAAGTACATGGTCAACATGCATCCCCGCAACTGGAAGGTCGCCGAGGAGGGGCCGGAGTACGAGAACCTCTGGTCGCTGGGGGCCGACTGCGGCGTGGACGACATGGACGCCATCGTCATGGCCAACTACCTGTGCAACGACCTGGGCATGGACCCCATCTCCATGGGTGCCACGCTGGCCACGGCCATGGAGATGTACGAACGGGGCCTGTTGAGCGATGAGCAGACGGGCATAGCGCTACGGTTCGGCGACGGCAAGGCCCTGATCGCCATGACGGAAGCCACGGGATTCCGGGAAGGCTTCGGCGACGAACTGGCCGAGGGTTCGAAACGGATGACCGAGAAGTTCGAGCATCCGGAGTACTTCATGGGCGTCAAGGGACAGGAGTTCCCTGCCTACGATCCCCGTGGGTTCCAGGGCATGGGCGTGGCCTATGCCACCTGCAACCGCGGCGCCTGTCACCTGAGGGCCTGGACGCCCGGCATCGAGACCAGCGGAGAGTACGATCCCCACGGCACCGACGGGAAGTCGGTCTGGGTGGCCGAGGAGCAGAACCGGACCACGGCCCACGACGCCACGGGCATCTGCATGTTCACCACGGCAGGCGCGCCCCTGGACGACTTGATTCCCGTGCTGTCCGCGGCCACCGGCGTGGACTACACCATGGACGACTTCGTGCACATCGGCGAACGGATCTGGAACATCGAACGGCTGTGGAACCTGAAGGCCGGTCTCACCTCGGCCGATGACACGCTGCCGAAAAGACTGATGGAAGAAGCCCACAAGGAAGGGCCGTCGGCGGGAGTGACCGTCGATCTCGACGCCATGCTGCCGGACTACTACGAGGCCCGGGGCTGGACGGCGGACGGACGGCCCACCAGGGAAAAACTGATGGAGCTGGGCCTCGCGTAA
- a CDS encoding FAD-dependent oxidoreductase has protein sequence MATEHVIIGGGPGGMNAIETIRGYDADASITLISDEPAYSRMALPYYISGNIPVEQVNTGDDDYFGRLGVKTRFGVSVSEVNPHASMLTLSDGSMVPFDNLLIATGSSAQQLNIPGADGDGVHNLWTVADAEKTVGALGSDAEVAFIGAGFIGFIILNAMHKRGARLKVIELEDQVLPRMLDAQGASLVGSWLESQGVEVHTGVSVQAIDHGHDGVKTLQLSDGSSTRADVVIVATGIKANIGFLDGSGIETNQGVVVNNRCQTNVANVYAAGDVAEGPDLSTGGQAVHAIQPTAVDHGRIAGANMAGQDVEYPGSLLINILDVCGLQCASFGDWSGDGDVTEVINANRPVYRKLIWNGSTITGAIILGPADDVAMLNDMGMVKGLIQAKTDLGAWKQHIQANPTDIRRPYVATKTAEKMLALTSLGKPSEHRSYQHTQDGGKDRSAHQVFVDSTG, from the coding sequence ATGGCGACAGAACACGTGATTATAGGCGGCGGACCGGGCGGGATGAATGCCATCGAAACGATCCGCGGTTACGATGCGGACGCGTCCATCACCCTGATCTCCGACGAGCCGGCCTATTCCCGCATGGCCCTGCCCTACTACATTTCGGGAAACATCCCGGTCGAGCAGGTGAATACCGGAGATGACGACTATTTCGGCAGGCTGGGGGTGAAGACCCGCTTCGGCGTCAGCGTCTCCGAGGTGAATCCTCATGCGAGCATGCTCACGCTCAGCGACGGATCCATGGTGCCCTTCGACAACCTGCTGATCGCCACGGGATCGTCCGCCCAGCAGCTGAACATACCCGGCGCGGACGGCGACGGCGTCCATAATCTCTGGACCGTGGCCGACGCGGAAAAGACCGTGGGCGCCCTGGGAAGCGATGCCGAGGTGGCCTTCATCGGGGCCGGGTTCATCGGATTCATCATCCTCAACGCGATGCACAAGCGCGGCGCCCGCCTGAAGGTGATCGAACTGGAAGACCAGGTACTGCCCCGCATGCTGGACGCCCAGGGCGCTTCCCTGGTGGGCTCCTGGCTCGAGTCCCAGGGCGTCGAAGTCCATACCGGCGTGAGCGTGCAGGCCATCGATCACGGGCACGACGGCGTGAAGACCCTGCAGCTTTCGGACGGGTCGTCCACCCGCGCGGACGTGGTCATCGTCGCCACGGGGATCAAGGCCAACATCGGCTTTCTCGATGGATCGGGTATCGAGACCAACCAGGGCGTCGTGGTCAACAACCGGTGCCAGACCAACGTGGCCAACGTGTATGCGGCGGGTGACGTGGCCGAGGGACCGGACCTGTCCACCGGTGGCCAGGCGGTACACGCCATTCAGCCCACCGCCGTCGATCACGGCCGGATCGCGGGCGCGAACATGGCCGGCCAGGACGTGGAGTATCCCGGCAGCCTGCTGATCAACATCCTGGACGTGTGCGGCCTGCAGTGCGCCAGTTTCGGCGACTGGTCCGGCGACGGCGACGTCACCGAGGTCATCAACGCCAACCGTCCGGTCTACCGCAAGCTGATCTGGAATGGCTCCACGATCACCGGGGCGATTATCCTGGGTCCCGCGGACGACGTGGCCATGTTGAACGACATGGGGATGGTCAAGGGACTGATCCAGGCCAAAACGGATCTGGGCGCGTGGAAGCAGCACATCCAGGCGAACCCGACGGACATCCGGCGGCCTTACGTGGCCACGAAGACTGCGGAGAAAATGCTGGCCCTTACGTCGCTCGGCAAGCCATCCGAGCACCGGTCATACCAACACACCCAGGACGGCGGCAAGGACCGCAGCGCGCACCAGGTCTTCGTCGATTCTACTGGATAG
- a CDS encoding outer membrane beta-barrel protein — MMSLHRQITVAFALSICVLLAAHGEAAAQDRRDSGWYVSGGLGGNFVYGLDQSGSNTESTCYPTSACFDLVLRDIPGYRWRYDPSADRGIGFDLAVGRVFDRTRLEVSFAHRKNKVDQGPPLEITYLDGSSAGASSFLGLGLVQATSTNFFEDLVTRTVTLNAYYDLPFGPSRITPYVGVGTGIAFVELTRIFFSIEYSDPSGEGTIYDPPLSFYNSKQDTRLSDTVFAGHVYVGADYSLNDRAAIGLKAAYSRVDDVEHIGTYEYHPHFDTDPSLTNKNTFSATNHWSVTLNVRFLFGN; from the coding sequence ATGATGAGTTTACATAGACAAATTACTGTGGCTTTCGCGCTTTCGATCTGCGTGCTCCTCGCCGCGCACGGCGAAGCGGCGGCACAGGATCGGAGGGATTCCGGCTGGTACGTCTCAGGCGGACTCGGTGGTAATTTCGTCTACGGCCTGGACCAGTCAGGTTCGAACACGGAATCCACGTGTTATCCCACCAGCGCCTGTTTCGATTTGGTTTTGCGGGACATTCCCGGCTACCGATGGCGTTACGATCCTTCGGCTGACCGGGGTATCGGTTTCGATCTTGCCGTCGGACGAGTGTTCGACCGTACCCGTCTCGAGGTATCATTCGCGCATCGGAAAAACAAGGTCGACCAGGGCCCGCCGCTTGAAATAACGTACCTCGACGGTAGCTCAGCGGGTGCCAGTTCTTTCCTCGGTCTGGGGTTGGTCCAGGCTACCAGCACCAATTTCTTTGAAGACCTCGTGACGAGAACGGTGACCCTGAACGCGTACTACGATCTTCCCTTCGGGCCGAGCAGGATCACGCCCTACGTGGGGGTGGGCACCGGCATTGCGTTCGTAGAACTGACCCGGATCTTCTTTTCGATCGAATACAGCGACCCCTCCGGAGAGGGTACGATCTACGATCCGCCGCTGTCCTTCTACAACAGCAAGCAGGATACCCGGTTATCCGATACGGTATTCGCGGGGCATGTGTACGTGGGCGCCGACTACAGCTTGAACGACCGTGCCGCAATCGGCCTTAAAGCGGCCTACTCCAGGGTGGACGACGTCGAACATATCGGGACGTACGAGTACCATCCCCATTTCGACACGGATCCTTCGCTCACAAACAAAAACACGTTCAGCGCCACAAACCACTGGTCCGTGACACTGAACGTGCGCTTCCTGTTTGGAAATTGA
- a CDS encoding DUF5916 domain-containing protein — MTESVVAMTGEIERTSDPRPFSVPLPVSKSPFDYRSLDPADYMLEARRVNSAIQVDGHLDEAEWQQADVANDFFQLEPVEGAPATYPTEVRVMYDDKNLYVGFVCFDPNPEQIMAPDMQRDTRMSFSNDMVTVVIASLDHYREAFEFQTNPNGARSDSFVSAEGNNTDRDWNGLWNAASQVYDYGWSAEYVIPFHTLRFPDRSDQTWGINFGRRIQRTREESFWVPLSLRDGDQALYRFGKGGRLTTLSDITPGGRVQVTPFTVLGGQSSRFTETAPSPVQPIAATALDNAMQRKLGGDLKVSVTSGMTLNATVNPDFAQVEADDEVVNLSRFEFQFTEKRPFFLERSDIFTLNERPQRRGPQRNFGDLTPQLFFSRRVGRQLPDGQTVPIDLGMRLTGKLGRTTVGFLNVQTRETQYDDDGEEKTEPLTNWQALRVRQDFGSRSSVGMLATFKEPNPRFDDRVGMALPRYAESDYNRVLGFDLNLASQATNHRGQITFAKSWTDTVSTSNQDWTFRVIERWQNRWLMYGVSYLDIGENFISQTGLVRDEGLQRVGGGLTANTFLRRFGIRRISGGFRSNYVTRKDTDFSDADSWSFSPNVFLELERGLWISASYDMRFDTLSKTTRIAGVHFPEGSYSYNQGNMFLFTDSGRKVSLRGNFRYGRFYGADLLSLSSELSLKPNPRFALEPGITRSQVDRGNRKGLEEDEYDHRTQLIPSVRMSYAFTPNLSFSSFIQINADRQRETDDFHTNTVTMNLLLAYRSPFGHSFFLAFNQFRDDDLDTDGSFGVYDRTPLRLRDQQIVAKVSYLFNL, encoded by the coding sequence ATGACAGAATCCGTAGTGGCGATGACAGGGGAAATCGAAAGGACGTCGGATCCCCGACCGTTCAGCGTTCCCCTTCCCGTATCCAAGTCGCCCTTCGACTATCGGAGCCTGGATCCCGCGGACTATATGCTGGAGGCCAGGCGGGTTAATTCTGCCATCCAGGTGGACGGCCATCTGGACGAAGCCGAATGGCAGCAGGCGGACGTCGCCAATGATTTCTTCCAGCTCGAGCCGGTCGAGGGCGCACCGGCCACTTATCCCACCGAAGTCCGGGTAATGTACGACGACAAGAACCTGTACGTGGGGTTCGTCTGCTTCGATCCGAATCCGGAACAGATCATGGCGCCGGACATGCAACGGGACACGCGGATGAGTTTCTCCAATGACATGGTCACGGTCGTCATCGCATCGCTTGATCACTACCGCGAAGCCTTCGAGTTCCAGACCAATCCCAACGGCGCCCGGTCCGACTCCTTCGTCAGTGCCGAGGGCAATAACACCGACCGTGACTGGAACGGGCTGTGGAACGCGGCCAGCCAGGTCTATGATTACGGATGGTCGGCCGAGTACGTGATCCCGTTCCACACCCTCCGGTTTCCGGATCGCAGCGATCAGACGTGGGGCATAAACTTCGGACGCCGCATTCAGCGCACCAGGGAGGAATCGTTCTGGGTTCCACTGAGCCTGAGGGACGGTGACCAGGCGCTGTACCGCTTCGGCAAGGGCGGCCGGCTGACGACCCTGTCCGACATCACGCCGGGTGGGCGGGTGCAGGTGACACCCTTCACCGTACTCGGCGGCCAGTCCTCCCGGTTCACGGAAACCGCTCCGTCGCCCGTCCAGCCCATCGCGGCGACGGCCCTCGACAACGCCATGCAGCGGAAACTGGGCGGCGACCTGAAGGTCAGCGTTACTTCCGGGATGACGCTGAACGCCACGGTCAACCCCGATTTCGCCCAGGTGGAAGCGGACGATGAGGTCGTGAACCTTTCCCGCTTCGAATTCCAGTTTACCGAGAAGCGGCCCTTCTTCCTTGAACGCAGCGATATCTTCACCCTGAACGAACGGCCGCAGCGCCGCGGACCTCAGCGCAACTTCGGCGACCTGACGCCCCAGCTCTTCTTCAGCCGGCGTGTCGGCCGGCAGTTGCCGGACGGGCAAACCGTTCCCATCGATCTCGGGATGCGCCTCACAGGGAAGCTCGGTCGCACGACCGTAGGGTTTCTGAATGTCCAGACCCGGGAGACCCAGTACGACGACGACGGCGAAGAGAAGACGGAACCGCTGACCAACTGGCAGGCCTTGCGCGTGCGGCAGGACTTTGGATCACGGTCCAGCGTGGGTATGCTGGCCACCTTCAAGGAACCGAATCCCCGGTTCGACGACCGTGTCGGAATGGCCCTGCCCCGGTACGCGGAATCTGACTACAACAGGGTGTTGGGGTTCGACCTCAACCTGGCCTCACAGGCGACCAATCACCGGGGACAGATCACCTTCGCCAAGAGCTGGACGGATACGGTAAGCACCAGCAACCAGGACTGGACCTTTCGGGTTATCGAACGGTGGCAGAATCGTTGGCTGATGTACGGTGTTTCCTATCTGGATATCGGGGAGAACTTCATCAGCCAGACCGGGCTGGTCCGGGACGAAGGCCTGCAAAGGGTCGGGGGTGGGCTTACGGCCAACACCTTTCTGCGCCGGTTCGGCATTCGTCGCATCAGCGGCGGTTTTCGGAGCAATTACGTGACCCGGAAGGACACGGACTTCTCCGATGCCGATTCCTGGTCCTTCTCGCCTAACGTGTTCCTGGAACTGGAGCGGGGTCTGTGGATTTCCGCCTCGTACGACATGCGGTTCGATACGCTGAGCAAAACGACGCGCATCGCCGGTGTGCATTTCCCCGAGGGATCCTATTCCTACAACCAGGGGAACATGTTCCTCTTCACCGACAGCGGTCGGAAGGTCTCCTTGCGGGGCAATTTCCGGTACGGTCGATTCTACGGTGCCGATCTGCTCAGTCTTTCGAGCGAACTGTCCCTAAAGCCGAATCCCCGTTTCGCGCTGGAACCGGGCATCACGCGCAGCCAGGTCGACCGCGGCAACCGTAAAGGACTTGAGGAAGACGAATACGATCATCGTACCCAGCTTATACCGAGCGTCCGGATGAGTTACGCATTCACGCCGAACCTTTCGTTCTCCTCCTTCATCCAGATCAACGCGGACCGGCAACGGGAGACCGACGACTTCCACACGAATACGGTCACGATGAACCTTCTCCTCGCCTACCGGTCGCCCTTCGGCCACTCGTTCTTCCTGGCCTTCAACCAGTTCCGTGACGACGACCTCGATACCGATGGAAGCTTCGGGGTCTACGATCGGACGCCGCTGAGGCTGAGGGACCAGCAGATCGTGGCCAAGGTCTCCTACCTGTTCAACCTGTAG
- a CDS encoding cobalamin-binding protein, with the protein MEALSMNRIISLLPSSTEIICALDCAERLVGRSHECDYPPDVARLPICTSPKFDPDGTSYQIDQRVKAILQEATSVYRLDADQLDGLAPDLLVTQSHCEVCAVSLRDVQEAAFQLVRSRPKILSLQPNTLDEVWHDIERVGSALGKEDESGVLVEQLNERLRTIADRAQRTEDTPRVACIEWFEPLMAAGNWIPELVEIAGGHNLYTSNGEHSPYLAWEDIIETQPDIIILMPCGFDMHRSRIEMPSLTRQSAWRSLRAVQEGQVFITDGNQFFNRPGPRLVESAEILAEIIHPGVFGSIYEHTGWERWRVS; encoded by the coding sequence ATGGAGGCACTATCGATGAACCGCATCATTTCACTTCTGCCCAGTAGTACCGAGATCATCTGCGCCTTGGACTGCGCCGAGCGCCTCGTTGGTCGTTCTCACGAATGCGACTATCCTCCCGATGTCGCCAGGCTGCCCATCTGTACCTCCCCGAAATTCGATCCGGACGGCACCTCGTACCAGATCGACCAGCGGGTCAAAGCCATCCTGCAGGAAGCAACCTCGGTATATCGGTTAGACGCCGATCAGCTCGATGGGCTGGCTCCGGATCTGCTGGTGACGCAATCACATTGCGAAGTCTGCGCCGTCAGTCTCCGGGATGTCCAGGAAGCGGCCTTCCAACTGGTACGTTCCAGGCCGAAGATCCTGTCATTGCAACCAAATACGCTGGACGAAGTGTGGCACGACATAGAAAGGGTGGGTTCCGCACTGGGTAAGGAGGACGAAAGTGGCGTTCTGGTAGAACAACTGAACGAACGGTTGCGCACCATAGCCGACCGCGCCCAGAGAACGGAAGACACCCCGCGAGTGGCCTGTATTGAGTGGTTCGAACCACTGATGGCCGCGGGAAACTGGATTCCAGAACTGGTGGAAATCGCCGGTGGCCATAACCTCTACACATCGAACGGGGAACATTCACCGTACCTGGCGTGGGAAGACATAATCGAAACCCAGCCGGACATCATCATCCTGATGCCCTGCGGTTTCGATATGCACCGTTCGCGAATCGAGATGCCTTCGCTCACGCGTCAATCGGCATGGCGTAGCCTGCGTGCCGTACAGGAGGGGCAGGTTTTCATTACCGACGGCAACCAGTTCTTTAACCGTCCCGGACCGCGCCTGGTAGAATCGGCGGAGATTCTGGCTGAGATTATCCATCCTGGAGTCTTCGGCTCGATATACGAGCACACCGGGTGGGAACGATGGAGGGTGTCATAG